The genomic stretch GGGTTACCGTCATCACCCATGACCGCAACTACGGCTTCGCCCGCTCCTGCAATGACGGCGCGCGCGCATCCACCGGACAGCTGGTTGTCTTTCTGAATAACGATACGGAAGTGCTGCCGAATTGGCTCGACGCTATGGTCAAGGCCATTTCCGAAGACCGCTCCATCGGCATCGTCGGAAACATGCAGCTCTATCCCGACCGCTCCACAATTCAGCAGGCCGGTATCGTCTGCGATGAACGCGGCATCGTGCACAGCATCTATAATAATCAGCTGCAGCACACACATCCTGCCGTCAACAAACCGCGCGCGTTTCAATTCATCGCGGGAAGCTGTCTGATGATATGGCGGCAGCTTTTCATGGAGGTCGGCGGATTTGACGAGAGTTTCGTCAACTCCTGTGAAGACATTGATCTCTGCATGAAAGTCACGCAAACCCGCCGCAAAGTGTGGTATTGCCCCGACAGCAAAATCGTTCATCACGAATCGAAAACCGTCAAAGGGCACGACAAAAACGGCGCGAACTACCAACGCTTGTTGGCGCGCTGGAAGGACCTGATGCTCAATGACTCCGACAAATACTATCTCGAAGACGGATTCATGCGTCTGGCTGACGGTCGCATTACACCGCTCGACAAGAAGGGGGTTCTCATGTCCGATGTGAATGACGCGCGGGTCGCCATCCTGACCACCTACCACCAGCGCTGCGGACTTGCTATCTATGCCGAGCAGTTGTGTGAAGCGCTCACTAATCAAGGCGAAACCGTGCTGATTCTCGCTGAGCGCACTACCGATTTGACCGCCGCGGATTTGCCCAATATCGTGCGCTGCTGGAGTCGCGACAAGGACGGCGGCCGCGATGTTCTGCCGCAGCTGCTGAAACACAAAATAGAAGTCCTGCACATAAATCACGGCGGCATTTTCGCTCTGGACGGCTGGCTCCTTGAGCTCATGAAGCAAGCACGTGCGCACGGAATTCGCCTGGTCACCACCTTTCATGCGACCGAAACCCGCGATGAACGACTCGCGGAAATCGCCCGTTTCAGCGACGCCTGCTGGGTACATCACCCGCAAAACACCGTTGAACTGATTGCACTCGGCGCGCCACCGGAACGCGTGAAATGTATGCCCATTCCCGTCGGTGAACTGCTATTTTCCGACGTTACCGAAGCCAAACTCGCTCTCGATTGGGATCCCGCCCAAAAAGTTGTCGCAACCTTCGGCATGATGGACCCGCACAAAGGCGTGCTTGAACTGATTGAGGCCTTTCCCAAGCTGCTTGAAATGACCGATGCGAAGCTGCTCATCATCGGCGCGCCGCATCCGTCCAGCGAAGAGGGACAACAGTATCTCCTGCAATGCATGAATCGGGTCATCGAACTGAAATTGACGGACAAAATCCGCTTCCTCTCCGATTACATTCCGGAAGAGGAATTGACCGTCACGCTGCAGGCCTGCGACGTCATTGTGTTGAACTACAAGAGTCAGAGATTTGAAGGCTCAGCTTGCCTGACGCGCGCACTGGCGACCGGCAGACCTGTGGTAACATCAAACTCGCCTGCCCTTGACGTTGCGTCACCCGTGACCCTGCGCACGACCGAGCAGTTTGACTTACCGCGCGCCATTTATCGCGCGCTCACGAACCCGTTCCTGACGCGCACTCTGCAGGACGAAGTGACCGAGTACGCAGGCAATGCAAGCTGGGAGGTTTTCGCCCGCAAGCACCTCGCCACCTACGAGCAGGTCATCACACGCGAACCCGCATGCACAACCGACCTGATGAAGTATTATGCCACGCATCCCGATGAAATCTACACGGAAACGCTGCAGCGGGAACGCGTTCGCTGGCTGGCAAGCAAAGCACGCGGCCGCATTCTCGAAATCGGCCCCGCAAACGGCTACATCGTGCAGTACTGCCGCGGACATGAAGCCGTGGATATCTATCGCGAGCGTCTCGACGTCGCGCGCGCGCTGCGCCCGTCCATAAAGTTCAAGTACGGCAACATCGTCACCGGCCTGCCCTATGCCGACAAGAGTTTTGACACGGTGATGTCGCCGGAAATTTTCGAACACGTGGAATGGGAAATGGCCGTCGTCGCTCTCAAGGAGTGCATGCGCGTCGGCAAGCGCGTGCTGATTACGATTCCCAACGCGGACAAACCTGACTACAATCCCGACCTCGTTCATAATCCGGAGCACCGCTGGCTGGTAACCCGGCAGCTCGTGGACGCGATGCTGAAGTCCGCCGGTGCGATTGACTATGAGCTTGATTGTTCGGACGATTCCGACTTTTATCTGATTGACATCAACAGCACCGCCGTTGTTCCAAACGTTCGAGTGACTGCGCGTGCGAATGCGCTGCCGCATTTCGAAGTCACGCCCGGGCCGGAACTCACGCTGGCAGTTGACGCCGACATCCTGCTTGACGACGCCGCACTTTCCTCCGAATCCGGACGATACTTCCTTGAGCTGCTTAATCACCTTCGGGACGTCCGTCCCGCCTGGACGCTGCAGCTTGTCAGTTCAAGGCCGGAGCGACTCGAAGCCCGTCTGCAGACGGCAGGCGCTCTGGAAGCTTTCGAGCTCATCGCGTGGCGCGACTTGACCAAGCGCGGCGCACAAGCATTGTACATTCCCAACCCTCTAAGCGAAGCGGCGGCGGATTCGATGCGCGCTGCCAAAGAGGCGGGATTGCTTGTGACATGCACCATGAATGATTTGATTCCGCTCGCCTATCCACAGCACTATCTTACGCATGACCCCATTGTGCGCGACAGGTATGTGCAGTCGTTGAATGCGGTGAAGGAGCACTGCGATATCACCTTCTGCACGTCGCAGGCGACATTGCAAGAAATGCAGATTCGGCTCGGCACGCGATTGAAGAATTTACGCGTACTGCACGGCGGCGCCATTTTGAAGAAGAGCGATGCCGCACTTCAACTTACGACCGACGAATTGCGCACGAAACTCAACAGCGCAACTCCGTTCTTCCTGATGTCGGGCGAACTTAAACCGGTGCGGAATCTGCGCGCCGTACTGTTGGCCATCGAGGAGATTCGCCGCAGCACAGAGCCCGCGATTAAGCTGGTCGTGGCTTGCGGCCTTAATACTCAAGCGGCAGAGCAGCTCCGTGCCGCCGTCGCACGAGACGGACTTGACCCCAATGTGCTGGTGATTCCGCCGAGAATTGACGACGCCGAGCTTGCAAAACTATATTGCGACACTGTCGCGGTGGTCAACCCGAGTTTAATGGAGGGACTGTCGCTTGCTCTCGTCAACGCGATTGAGATGGGCACTCCGGTGATTGCCGGCAAGCAGCTCGCTCAAGAAGAAACTTGCGGCGATGCAGCTATTTTCATCGAACCATCAGACATTGCTGGTCTGGCCGCCGCTATGAAGAAACTTTTGCTTGAACCTGCGGAGCGAAACCGCCTGACGCAGGCCGCTCGTATGGAGGCCTCCCGTTTCAACTGGACAAGGAGCGCCGAAAAGCTCGCCGTCTATGTGACGGAGCAAGTCATCAAGAACAAGACCGGCGTTTCGCGAAAGGTGAACGTTCCAGCGTAACCACGTTGTCCTCAAAACACAAAGGGCAGCGAGGATTCGCTGCCCTTTCTCATACGGAAACTTCATGTTACACCGAGAGCAAGCTCCCGGCCGCGCGTTCAAGCGTCGCATCGGGTACGGCGAAGCAAAAGCGCAGGAAATTCGAGCGATCCGGATTGTTCCTGACTTCGCCGCCGAGAAAATCGGAAGCGGGAACCGCGCCGAGATGAGCTTTGTCTATGAGAATGCCGGACACTTGTTCAGAGGTCAGGCCGGGAAACCGTCCTGATGTACCCGCGAGCATGTAATAGGATCCTTCCGGTTTCAATGCCGTGAAGCCCGCATTTTTCAACGCTTCATAGAGAAAGTCGCGTTTGCTTGCGTATTCGGCCAAACGGTTTGAGTAGTACGTGTCGGGAAGTTCGTTGATTCCCGCGGCGACCGCATGCTGTAAGGGAGTCGGTGCGCAGACATACATCTGGTCATTGATGGTGCGGAATTTCGCCGCGAGTTCTGGCTGTGCGGCGATGTAACCGATGCGCCAGCCGGTAATCGCAAAAGTCTTTGAATAGGAGCCGACGGTGATAACCCTCTCCGCAAGAGCCGGAAGCGCGGCCATGGACACGTGTGCGCGTCCGTCGTATGTCATGTACTCATAGACCTCATCGCTGATGACCGGCACGTTGTGCCTTTGACAGACTTCGCCAATGAAGTTTAGCTCGTCTCGTGAAAATACTTTTCCGGTTGGATTGTGCGGCGTGTTCACGAGCACGAGTTTGGTTTTGGCCGTGACGGCGCGTGCGAAGTCCTCGCGATCAAAATTCCAATCGGGAAAGTTCAGCTCAACAAAGCGAATGGTGACGCCCTTGCGGATGAACATTTTGTAGTGATACGGATAGTACGGCCGGAAGAGCACAACTTCATCCCCTTTTCGAAGCATCGTCTCGCTGATGACTTCAAGCGCTCCGGTCGAGCCTGCGCAAACGATTACATTGTCCGGCTTGCACAAGATGCTGTTGCAGCGGTTCAGACGATTGGACAAAGCAACTCGCAGCGGTTCGATTCCCTGCGGCGGCGCATACGTGTTCAAGCCACTTTGTATGGCACGATTGGCAGCATCGAGAACAAGGTCCGGTGTGGGAAGCAGGCAAACACCTTGTCCAAGATTAACTCCGTTCAATTGGGCAACCCGAAGGGTGATTTCCCGCAAAGCGGGCGCTTCAAATATTTCGTGCGAGTTCATGCGTCTTTGTGCAGTTGTTGTGTGACAAGATACACATTATTTTGTGGAAATTCATTCGATGCCTCTGGGTGTCGATAATTTGACTTGACGTTCGCAAAGTAATATGATATATTCTAACGCTTGGTGACGAAACTCACACCAACCACAAACGCAAATGAGGTGTATTATGCGTAAAATGATGAAAATGTTAGTGTTACTCGTTGTGCTCGTGCCTGTGGTGGCAACAGCCCAGTTTAAGGACCTTGGACTTGAGGGGTATTTGGGAGCCGGTGTGGCAACACCGACGAATGAATCTGAAGGCGCGGATTTCGGTCTTAATGTTCGCCATAGTTTCGGGTATCCGATTGCTGATCCGCTGCAGATTGAGTTGGGAATCGCTTTTGCGCGGCTGCGCGCTGAAGAGTATTCCGGAGAGTTGATGCCGATTGACCTGCGCGCGCGATTTGCTCCGTTCCATCAGGAGAAGTGGTTCCCATTTGTTTACGCCGGTATCGGATTGCTGCACCATGACGTATCCGATGTTCCGGAAGCGGCGGACAAGGATGCTGAAGTGGATGGCTGGAATCCGGTGGTTCCTTTGGGAGTCGGTATTCAGTATCATCTTGACGAGTATCTGTCGTTCGATTTGCACGGCGGATACAATATGATAATGTCGGACGACGTGAATCCGGTCTATGATGACACGGACGATGCGTATATGAACATTCTCGCGGGTCTTCGCATTCATCGCGGCAATCCAAACAAGGACACAGACGGCGACGGAATCACGGATCGCGATGAACGGAAAATCGGCACGGATCCGAAGAATCCCGACACGGACGGTGACGGACTTTCCGATGGTGACGAGTATTACAAACACATGACTGATCCGAAGAATCCGGATACGGACGGAGAGGGCTTGACGGACGGCGAAGAGATCAATGTTCACAAGACGAATCCGCTCAAGGCCGATTCCGACGGCGACGGACTCTCCGACGGTGACGAAGTCAAGACCTATACGACCGATCCGCTCAATCCGGATACGGACGGCGACGGACTCTCGGACGGAGACGAGTTGAACACGACAACGACGGATCCGAAGCGGCCTGACAGTGATGGTGACGGACTTTCCGACGGCGCGGAAGTGAACACACACAAGACGAATCCGCTTGACCGCGACACGGACAAGGGAAGTATTGACGATGGAACAGAAGTTTCGCGCAACGATAATCCGCTGAATCCCGAAGATGACGTGGAGAAGCTGGTCGTGACGGAAGTCGGACAGGCGATTACGCTGGAAGGTATCGTGTTTGAGACTGCGAAGGCTGACATCAAGCCGGAATCGGAAGTAATCTTGATGAAGGCCTATAATACGCTGAAGTTCAACCCGGAACTTGAAGTGCAAATTCAGGGACACACGGACAACAAGGGTAAGAAAGCCTACAATGAGAGGCTGTCGCAACAGCGTGCCGAATCGGTTAAAGCGTGGCTGGTCGCAAAGGGCATTGACGGCGCGCGCATTACGACCAAGGGATTTGGTATGGAGAAACCGATTGCCACAAACGACACCGAAGAAGGTCGGCAGCAGAATCGCAGAATAGATTTTGTGCGAACAAAATAGCTTAACACTGCGGACAACGTCCGCGTTATAACTAAAGTAAAGCAGCCCGCACGAGATATGCGGGCTGCTTTACTTTGATCTTGAAAGAGCGGGTCATTTCATCAGCAGAAGCTTGACGGCTTGGGATGCGTTGGTCGGAGTTGACAGCTTGGCAAAGTACAATCCGGATGCGAAGTTGTCGGCATTCCATTTCACCGAATGAACTCCAACGCCTTGGCGTTCGCACATCGTAGATTTCCAATGTCACATCTTGTTCGCGGATGAGCGCGTATTCGATGGTGATGGTGGAGTTGAACGGGTTGGGGTAAATCTGAACAGTTAACTCATTTACCAGTTCTACGAGTGGCTGTTCCACAGCTTCAATGGTATCTTCAAGCCACGGAATAAATGGCACGGGTCCGGTGATTGTGTCCCCTAAGCCCAAGGGGTTGTCGATTTCGTGATATGGGCCACTCGAATGTCCCCAGTAGTTAAAACGAGCATCGGCAGCAGCGCTCAATTCAACAGCGTAGCCGCAGTTTTCCCAGACATTGTCACGCAGAGTTACCGGGGTGGGTTGCCAGATTGGGTTGCCCGCAAAGACTGACGGGAGTCCGTTTATGCTGTCGCGTATGAATGAATTGCGTTCAAGCAGTGAAGGAACACCGGGTTCAAGAATAATGTCATCTACTGCTGAATTGCCAAAACATTCTCGAAACTCATTTCCGCAAATTAGAGCACCGCGCTGCATTTCGCCTTGTGTTGAGACGCTGAGCACTCCTTGTGCCAAAAACGTCGAGTCATATGCGTCACATCGCGAGAACCGATTATCACAGACTTCAACCGAGTCCGCCTCCGTAGACTGCACGCTTAACACATGTTGAAAGAAAGAGCAATCAACAAAACTGTTATTCCTAAATTCAATAGCGCCTCCTCCAAGGAGCACTACAGGCTCGCTGACAGGCGCGGTTACGGGCCCAAAAGTGCAATTGGTAATTTCATGCGGCCCTTGATAGCAAAATAGAAGGCCAATCGGAATCTCGCTCCAGAAGCTGCATGAATCAATGATTGATTCTCCAACGGAAATCAGCGCGCGTCCGAATGGACTTCCTGCCCCCGCGAAAATGCAGTTCTTCGCAATTAACGAATTGCCTCTATTCATGCCGATACAATGCTCGTAGTTGCTCCAGAACTGACAATCCCGAATTGTAATTGTTGCCCCTACATTGTCTTGTACAAATCGAATCCCAATGTTTGTCGAGTCCAATACACAGTTTGTCAGATCTGCACTTAGCCCGACAGAAACGATTCCTCTGCGCGCGACATTCTTGAAGTGAATGCTCTCAATGGTAGCATTTGATTGACTGGGCAACCGCAAGATTGGCGTTGTGTCCGGCATTTGCAATGCGGTGACATCTATTAGTGGGCGTCCCAAGTTACCGGAATCCGGCGAGAATTCTCCAATGATTACGAATTGAAGCTGTGGGGCAAGAAGAATCTCTTGATATGTCCCACGCCTGATATACAACGTGTCGCCATTATTGAGGCTGTCCAACCCAACTTGAATTGTAGGCGCATTGTCGGGCACGGTAATTACGCGACCTTCAACAGCTTCGAAGACCCCGAGCACGAACAACAAATAAATGAGTATGAATGCTATTGACAACTTAGTGGATCGCTGCTGACAACTCCCCATGCCTTGAAATTGTGTCCTTCATTACAGCACGGCGTGTAGTCGATTCCATTGCAAGGTATTAAGCATACTCGTAGGTTGTAATTACCAGGAGAAAGGCGTACCGAAGCTGAATCACAGCAAATTTCACCGCCAGATTCATCACATTCCGCGCTTGTATCAAAAGAGAGTAATGTCAATCCACCAGCTGTTGAAATTGTGACGCAAGAAGCGCAGTGGGCGCAGGGTGTGCCGTCAGCGCTTTTCGTGTAGGCCTTCGCGCGAATAAGCCCCGCACATTGAACTGTAAACTGTGCCGTCGTGCAGTGATCTGCGGAACTGCAGC from bacterium encodes the following:
- a CDS encoding pyridoxal phosphate-dependent aminotransferase gives rise to the protein MNSHEIFEAPALREITLRVAQLNGVNLGQGVCLLPTPDLVLDAANRAIQSGLNTYAPPQGIEPLRVALSNRLNRCNSILCKPDNVIVCAGSTGALEVISETMLRKGDEVVLFRPYYPYHYKMFIRKGVTIRFVELNFPDWNFDREDFARAVTAKTKLVLVNTPHNPTGKVFSRDELNFIGEVCQRHNVPVISDEVYEYMTYDGRAHVSMAALPALAERVITVGSYSKTFAITGWRIGYIAAQPELAAKFRTINDQMYVCAPTPLQHAVAAGINELPDTYYSNRLAEYASKRDFLYEALKNAGFTALKPEGSYYMLAGTSGRFPGLTSEQVSGILIDKAHLGAVPASDFLGGEVRNNPDRSNFLRFCFAVPDATLERAAGSLLSV
- a CDS encoding OmpA family protein; translated protein: MMKMLVLLVVLVPVVATAQFKDLGLEGYLGAGVATPTNESEGADFGLNVRHSFGYPIADPLQIELGIAFARLRAEEYSGELMPIDLRARFAPFHQEKWFPFVYAGIGLLHHDVSDVPEAADKDAEVDGWNPVVPLGVGIQYHLDEYLSFDLHGGYNMIMSDDVNPVYDDTDDAYMNILAGLRIHRGNPNKDTDGDGITDRDERKIGTDPKNPDTDGDGLSDGDEYYKHMTDPKNPDTDGEGLTDGEEINVHKTNPLKADSDGDGLSDGDEVKTYTTDPLNPDTDGDGLSDGDELNTTTTDPKRPDSDGDGLSDGAEVNTHKTNPLDRDTDKGSIDDGTEVSRNDNPLNPEDDVEKLVVTEVGQAITLEGIVFETAKADIKPESEVILMKAYNTLKFNPELEVQIQGHTDNKGKKAYNERLSQQRAESVKAWLVAKGIDGARITTKGFGMEKPIATNDTEEGRQQNRRIDFVRTK
- a CDS encoding glycosyltransferase, which translates into the protein MATPNPFYKSPFDILKQRRDELFSVRSDRNNEFLGTTPSSPTGLVKSVHKHTKRNGRVLVLGNGRSAAAGEFIKLGYKVTLADWSPLALAATEDVRRSLSRMEDANVKALLIDGPRIPLPDGSFDGIVITGVFSEIGHSVPLVKECSRLLADNGYLTVAVPDNLAAYHPGHVTLFTDSTLRNSLELYFDSVSISVDNDTLIATASNSETLRHPVIFAMMNIRNEDRWLREVLDSAARICDGIIVYDDGSTDKTPDICRIHPAVTAYRQEIESETDKARDKNRMFAMALEHKFDWMLCIDGDEVLEPTAPQRILHQIRNCPSSVSQIDFEFLYLWNDRRHYRTDGIYTGIYHPCLFRPLSQKWNELRFEPTAHAGNLHCERTPQNLQGERIRADIKIEHLGYMFAEDRVRKYQWNKSKDIKHANEGYYEHLLDQPHMTLAPWDGRPNFQHKQAAKVEKQTLKPDYYYANARRNLAELVPVTAREVLDVGCGNGATGKLINQLTGARVSGIEIHPEVANVARQVLADVHVLDVEADTLPFAPRQFDCILCGDVLEHLIDPWKALKKLMVHLKPAGCIIASLPNVRNLGVIGKLLEGSWNYQEYGILDSTHLRFFARKDMERLFATAGLRAELVETVRDPLFESQMTSLPHDNLTLDLGGLVLRDVSPDDLNELTAQQFIFVAKPDVTVLPKQKPVASVVIPVYNNLTYTQACLNSLLASQEHTPFEIIVVNDGSTDGTAEYLKSLGDRVTVITHDRNYGFARSCNDGARASTGQLVVFLNNDTEVLPNWLDAMVKAISEDRSIGIVGNMQLYPDRSTIQQAGIVCDERGIVHSIYNNQLQHTHPAVNKPRAFQFIAGSCLMIWRQLFMEVGGFDESFVNSCEDIDLCMKVTQTRRKVWYCPDSKIVHHESKTVKGHDKNGANYQRLLARWKDLMLNDSDKYYLEDGFMRLADGRITPLDKKGVLMSDVNDARVAILTTYHQRCGLAIYAEQLCEALTNQGETVLILAERTTDLTAADLPNIVRCWSRDKDGGRDVLPQLLKHKIEVLHINHGGIFALDGWLLELMKQARAHGIRLVTTFHATETRDERLAEIARFSDACWVHHPQNTVELIALGAPPERVKCMPIPVGELLFSDVTEAKLALDWDPAQKVVATFGMMDPHKGVLELIEAFPKLLEMTDAKLLIIGAPHPSSEEGQQYLLQCMNRVIELKLTDKIRFLSDYIPEEELTVTLQACDVIVLNYKSQRFEGSACLTRALATGRPVVTSNSPALDVASPVTLRTTEQFDLPRAIYRALTNPFLTRTLQDEVTEYAGNASWEVFARKHLATYEQVITREPACTTDLMKYYATHPDEIYTETLQRERVRWLASKARGRILEIGPANGYIVQYCRGHEAVDIYRERLDVARALRPSIKFKYGNIVTGLPYADKSFDTVMSPEIFEHVEWEMAVVALKECMRVGKRVLITIPNADKPDYNPDLVHNPEHRWLVTRQLVDAMLKSAGAIDYELDCSDDSDFYLIDINSTAVVPNVRVTARANALPHFEVTPGPELTLAVDADILLDDAALSSESGRYFLELLNHLRDVRPAWTLQLVSSRPERLEARLQTAGALEAFELIAWRDLTKRGAQALYIPNPLSEAAADSMRAAKEAGLLVTCTMNDLIPLAYPQHYLTHDPIVRDRYVQSLNAVKEHCDITFCTSQATLQEMQIRLGTRLKNLRVLHGGAILKKSDAALQLTTDELRTKLNSATPFFLMSGELKPVRNLRAVLLAIEEIRRSTEPAIKLVVACGLNTQAAEQLRAAVARDGLDPNVLVIPPRIDDAELAKLYCDTVAVVNPSLMEGLSLALVNAIEMGTPVIAGKQLAQEETCGDAAIFIEPSDIAGLAAAMKKLLLEPAERNRLTQAARMEASRFNWTRSAEKLAVYVTEQVIKNKTGVSRKVNVPA